Proteins encoded in a region of the Brevefilum fermentans genome:
- a CDS encoding AAA family ATPase, whose product MIPVKLRIEGFLSYREAVELDFTSFNLACISGANGAGKSALLDAMTWALFGQARKRDESIINNHPSVKAAVVIFDFDFEGARYRVQRINPRGKPTTVDFFIEADAGEDRYWKSLTEHTLRETNAKIESTLRMDFDTFTNASFFLQGKADQFASARPADRKRILNNILGLEIWETYRDAASQKRRDFEKTVKSLEGRLSEIQSELDEEPQRIERLKTLKARLADVSKQRQERASILENIRSMLAALDEQSRMLAAYQIQIDIITRNRGQVLETLSTRREEKLSYAKVLSSAPAIEKAYQDWQSTYHALEAMEAVAIQFRQRESLRQEPLGIVQAEEARLREALAGLTQQHTTLLESLNELETLTQQLSTSREKIAIANQKLEERGLLQAEAAHLQTQQAEAKAENPRLREEMNELQARIQQLQAAEGVECPLCGGPLNTDDRKNLIENLQQDGLGLGDRYRANKKLLENVEEKLSRIGAKLADLNNVEVNLREATRQADQLELQIANLTAQQQAWEKNGAPRLAEIRTALETGAFALEARTRLAEIDAELKALGYDLEAHEKLRQAENAGRDAQEQLHRLETARAALAPIEREIASIENQLVNLEENLREMTSTHDEAAIQYSAAQAAMPDLRQAETALYDIQEQENQLRQDVGGATQNVVALESLKQRKSAMLEEREGLSQQIADLKQLERAFGKDGIPALLIEQALPEIETATNTLLSRLSHGRMSFNFVTQREYKDASREDLKETLDMVISDGVGQRDYEMYSGGEAFRVNFAIRVALSQMLARRAGARLQTLVIDEGFGSQDAQGRQLLVEAINLVQEDFEKILVITHLDELKDAFSTRIEVEKTPLGSQLQVV is encoded by the coding sequence ATGATTCCTGTAAAATTACGCATTGAAGGTTTTCTGTCTTACCGAGAAGCGGTTGAACTGGATTTCACAAGTTTCAACCTGGCATGCATCTCAGGCGCCAATGGGGCAGGCAAGTCTGCCCTGCTGGACGCGATGACCTGGGCTTTGTTTGGACAGGCGCGAAAACGCGATGAATCCATCATCAACAATCACCCCTCGGTGAAGGCTGCTGTGGTGATATTCGATTTTGACTTTGAGGGCGCTCGCTACCGGGTGCAGCGTATCAACCCGCGCGGCAAGCCCACAACGGTGGATTTTTTCATCGAGGCAGATGCGGGAGAAGACCGATACTGGAAATCCCTCACCGAGCACACCCTGCGCGAGACAAATGCAAAAATCGAATCAACCTTGCGGATGGATTTTGACACCTTCACCAACGCCTCTTTTTTCTTGCAGGGCAAAGCAGACCAGTTTGCCAGCGCCAGACCGGCTGATCGAAAACGAATTCTCAACAATATATTAGGGCTCGAAATATGGGAAACCTACCGGGATGCTGCCAGCCAGAAACGTCGTGATTTTGAAAAAACCGTCAAATCCCTGGAAGGTCGCCTGAGCGAGATCCAAAGCGAACTTGACGAAGAACCACAGCGCATTGAACGTTTGAAAACCCTGAAAGCCCGGCTGGCAGACGTATCCAAGCAACGTCAGGAACGGGCATCCATCCTGGAAAATATCCGCAGCATGCTCGCTGCCCTGGATGAGCAATCCCGAATGCTGGCTGCCTATCAAATTCAAATCGATATCATCACCCGCAACCGGGGTCAAGTCCTGGAGACTTTATCTACACGCCGCGAGGAGAAATTGAGTTACGCCAAAGTGTTGAGTTCTGCCCCAGCCATCGAAAAGGCTTACCAGGATTGGCAGTCAACTTACCATGCCCTGGAAGCTATGGAAGCCGTGGCAATCCAGTTCAGGCAGCGTGAATCCCTGCGGCAGGAGCCCTTGGGCATCGTCCAGGCGGAGGAAGCCCGCCTGAGAGAGGCTCTGGCAGGTCTGACACAGCAGCACACCACCCTGTTGGAAAGTCTTAATGAACTGGAAACCTTGACCCAGCAGTTGAGCACCTCAAGGGAAAAAATTGCCATTGCGAATCAAAAACTGGAAGAGCGCGGATTGCTGCAAGCAGAGGCAGCACATTTGCAAACGCAACAGGCTGAAGCCAAAGCCGAAAACCCTCGCCTGAGGGAGGAGATGAACGAGCTTCAAGCGCGTATTCAGCAATTGCAAGCCGCCGAGGGTGTGGAATGCCCGCTATGCGGCGGTCCCCTCAACACTGACGACCGGAAGAACCTGATTGAAAATCTGCAACAAGACGGACTGGGATTGGGGGATCGCTATCGTGCCAATAAGAAGTTATTAGAAAACGTCGAGGAAAAGTTGAGCCGCATCGGTGCAAAGCTGGCCGACCTGAACAACGTGGAGGTCAATCTGCGTGAGGCCACCCGGCAGGCAGACCAGCTTGAACTCCAAATTGCAAATTTAACTGCGCAGCAGCAAGCCTGGGAAAAAAATGGGGCACCACGGCTGGCGGAGATTCGCACAGCGCTTGAAACCGGTGCCTTCGCCCTGGAGGCGCGCACCCGCCTGGCTGAGATTGACGCCGAGCTAAAAGCCCTGGGTTACGACCTGGAAGCACACGAAAAATTGCGTCAGGCTGAAAACGCCGGTCGGGACGCGCAGGAACAACTCCACCGCCTGGAAACAGCCCGAGCTGCCCTGGCTCCGATCGAACGGGAAATTGCCAGCATAGAGAACCAATTGGTCAATCTGGAAGAAAACCTGAGGGAAATGACATCCACCCATGACGAGGCAGCCATCCAGTATTCAGCCGCACAAGCTGCTATGCCCGATTTGCGCCAGGCTGAAACCGCATTGTATGATATTCAGGAGCAGGAAAATCAACTCCGCCAGGATGTGGGTGGGGCAACGCAAAACGTGGTCGCTTTAGAAAGCCTCAAACAGCGCAAATCCGCCATGCTGGAAGAGCGGGAAGGGCTGTCCCAGCAGATCGCAGACCTCAAACAACTCGAGCGTGCCTTTGGTAAGGATGGCATCCCCGCGTTATTGATCGAGCAAGCCCTGCCCGAGATTGAAACCGCGACCAACACCCTGCTCTCACGCTTGAGCCATGGGCGCATGTCCTTTAATTTCGTCACCCAGCGCGAATACAAAGATGCCAGCCGGGAAGACCTCAAAGAAACGTTGGACATGGTCATCAGCGATGGTGTTGGTCAGCGAGATTATGAAATGTACTCGGGAGGAGAGGCGTTTCGGGTTAACTTTGCCATCCGGGTGGCTCTTTCCCAGATGTTAGCCCGTCGGGCAGGCGCGCGTTTGCAGACCCTGGTGATCGATGAGGGCTTTGGCAGCCAGGACGCCCAGGGTCGGCAGCTCCTGGTGGAAGCCATCAACCTGGTGCAGGAAGATTTTGAGAAGATTCTGGTCATCACCCACCTGGATGAGCTCAAGGATGCCTTCTCCACCCGCATTGAGGTAGAAAAGACGCCATTGGGGTCCCAATTGCAGGTGGTTTAG
- a CDS encoding ABC transporter permease translates to MKSDTGKAYTPQSNGLFSRLFYLAASLLIGVLLWHAATLVFGLPAFILPGPGQVWRRFLQSLTEGQLQQHALTTLFEVLAGLLIGGLAATSLGYLLAKSALLEKLLSPYLVASQSLPVVAIAPLLIIWFGPGIFSKILICSLTVFFPILINTVVGLREVPNDLRDLMRTLKASSTQTLWKLEVPAALPIYMGGLRVGATLSVIGAVVGELVGSDRGLGFLINIGRGQYDTALVFVAIFTLVFIAVALYGLVLLIERQFLSWQSWRQNAR, encoded by the coding sequence ATGAAGAGCGACACAGGAAAAGCATACACTCCCCAATCGAATGGCCTGTTTTCGCGCCTGTTTTACCTGGCAGCATCCCTGCTGATTGGCGTCTTGCTCTGGCATGCTGCGACCCTGGTGTTTGGCTTGCCAGCGTTCATCCTGCCCGGTCCAGGACAGGTTTGGCGGCGTTTTTTACAGTCTCTGACGGAGGGTCAGTTGCAACAGCATGCCCTGACGACCCTGTTCGAGGTTTTAGCCGGGCTGCTCATTGGCGGCCTGGCGGCGACCAGTTTGGGGTACCTGTTAGCCAAATCGGCTCTTTTGGAGAAATTACTCTCTCCCTACCTGGTCGCCAGCCAATCCCTGCCGGTGGTTGCAATTGCGCCGCTGTTAATCATCTGGTTTGGACCGGGGATTTTTTCAAAGATCCTTATTTGCAGCCTGACCGTATTCTTCCCGATTTTGATCAACACCGTCGTCGGCTTGCGAGAAGTGCCTAACGATCTGCGCGACCTGATGCGCACTTTAAAAGCCAGCTCAACCCAAACCCTGTGGAAATTAGAGGTTCCCGCAGCACTGCCGATTTACATGGGCGGTTTGCGCGTTGGCGCCACCCTGTCTGTGATTGGCGCGGTCGTCGGCGAACTGGTCGGCTCGGATCGCGGCCTGGGGTTCCTGATCAACATCGGGCGCGGTCAATATGACACTGCGCTGGTATTTGTGGCAATTTTCACCCTGGTGTTTATAGCCGTGGCTCTTTACGGCCTGGTTTTATTGATAGAAAGGCAATTCTTGTCGTGGCAATCCTGGCGCCAGAATGCCCGATGA
- the lpdA gene encoding dihydrolipoyl dehydrogenase, producing MKEYDVIVIGAGPGGYVAAIRSAQLGKKTALIEKRFLGGVCLNVGCIPSKALLKNAEIAYTLRERGKEFGFKLDNLELDYSVAHNRSRKTSERLVRGINFLMKKNNIDVLMGAAKLITKDTVEVTPSEGESETLKAKDIIIATGAHPFSIPGVEVDGEKVVDYEVAILRDTLPESAVIIGGGAIGVEFATIWSAYGVRVTIVEMLDTLLPLEDPAVGKEIEKAYKKRGIKVMTGSKVKGVKTNTKGTSVTVETGDGDEVIEADLTLVAIGFKPNSQGLGLEDVGVRLSPRGHIEVDERMATNVEGIWAIGDVTGKLLLAHVASAMGIVAAENIAGVETVTLDYDMMPRATYCSPQTASFGYTEDQAKEKGYDVAVGEFPFQASGKALGLGDYTGFVKIVSDKKYGEILGAHMVGPDVSELLPELTLAQRFELTTHEIARNVHAHPTLSEAIMEAAAGAQDEAIHI from the coding sequence ATGAAAGAATACGATGTGATTGTAATTGGTGCCGGACCCGGCGGGTATGTCGCAGCCATCCGCAGTGCCCAATTGGGCAAGAAAACTGCGTTGATTGAAAAACGCTTCCTTGGTGGTGTGTGTTTAAATGTCGGCTGTATCCCTTCAAAAGCCTTGCTTAAAAATGCCGAGATTGCGTATACCCTGCGAGAACGCGGCAAGGAATTTGGGTTCAAGCTCGATAACCTTGAGCTGGATTACAGCGTAGCGCATAACCGCAGCCGTAAAACTTCTGAGCGGCTGGTGCGCGGCATCAACTTTTTGATGAAAAAGAATAACATCGATGTACTGATGGGCGCCGCGAAACTGATTACAAAGGACACCGTAGAAGTAACCCCGTCGGAAGGCGAGTCCGAAACCCTAAAAGCTAAGGACATCATTATCGCCACCGGTGCACACCCCTTCAGCATCCCGGGTGTGGAAGTGGACGGCGAAAAGGTCGTTGATTACGAGGTCGCCATCCTGCGAGACACACTGCCAGAATCAGCGGTGATTATCGGCGGCGGCGCTATCGGTGTGGAGTTTGCCACCATCTGGAGCGCCTACGGTGTCCGGGTGACGATCGTCGAGATGCTTGATACGCTCCTGCCGCTTGAAGACCCGGCGGTGGGTAAGGAGATCGAAAAAGCCTATAAAAAGCGCGGCATAAAGGTGATGACCGGCTCTAAAGTGAAGGGTGTCAAAACCAACACGAAGGGCACCTCCGTTACCGTAGAAACCGGCGACGGCGATGAAGTTATCGAAGCAGATCTGACCCTGGTCGCAATCGGGTTCAAGCCCAACAGCCAGGGCTTGGGTTTGGAAGACGTGGGGGTCAGGCTCAGCCCGCGCGGTCACATCGAGGTCGATGAGCGCATGGCCACCAATGTGGAGGGCATCTGGGCAATTGGCGATGTAACCGGCAAACTCCTGCTGGCGCATGTGGCTTCTGCGATGGGAATCGTCGCTGCAGAAAACATCGCCGGTGTTGAGACCGTGACTCTGGATTATGACATGATGCCCCGCGCCACCTATTGTTCCCCACAGACGGCCTCCTTTGGGTACACCGAGGACCAGGCTAAGGAAAAAGGCTACGATGTCGCGGTTGGCGAGTTCCCCTTCCAGGCCAGCGGTAAGGCGCTCGGATTGGGCGATTATACCGGCTTTGTGAAGATCGTCAGCGACAAGAAGTACGGCGAAATCCTCGGCGCACACATGGTCGGCCCGGACGTATCGGAACTGCTGCCCGAACTGACCCTGGCGCAGCGCTTTGAGCTGACCACCCACGAGATTGCCCGCAATGTGCATGCGCACCCCACCCTGAGTGAGGCGATCATGGAGGCGGCAGCGGGCGCCCAGGATGAGGCGATACATATTTGA
- a CDS encoding BglII/BstYI family type II restriction endonuclease — MKIVYEYSHLGGSEILQVRYPEINSEIDQVISNVSALRLKKSKEKTMAGKMLFSPTDMNSQFKKQFHDNGFREIRDYYTIEIPNHCVRISRAYKQIDFVKQKVLVEVQFGKYAFMFYDMAKFQYFFNENKADVGVEIVPCYYLQREMSSGVSYGEQLIYDIERLKRHFPAVPVKVILIDVENEK; from the coding sequence ATGAAAATCGTTTATGAATACTCCCATTTAGGCGGATCGGAAATATTACAGGTCAGATATCCGGAAATAAACTCTGAAATTGATCAAGTAATTTCTAATGTTTCAGCGTTGAGATTGAAAAAGAGCAAAGAAAAAACCATGGCTGGGAAAATGCTCTTCTCCCCTACAGATATGAACAGTCAGTTTAAGAAACAATTTCATGATAACGGCTTTAGGGAAATTCGAGATTATTACACTATTGAGATTCCAAATCATTGTGTGAGAATATCAAGAGCTTATAAACAAATTGATTTTGTTAAACAAAAAGTTCTCGTTGAAGTTCAATTCGGCAAATATGCTTTTATGTTTTATGATATGGCAAAATTTCAATACTTCTTCAATGAAAACAAAGCAGATGTTGGCGTTGAAATTGTTCCCTGTTATTATTTACAGCGAGAAATGTCGTCAGGCGTTTCCTATGGTGAACAATTGATTTATGATATTGAACGGTTAAAAAGACATTTCCCAGCTGTCCCAGTTAAAGTAATTTTGATCGATGTCGAAAATGAAAAATAG
- a CDS encoding MFS transporter: MKKFALFSNPGSLNARRFLIYAVVYISVGIGLSMLGPLLPFLADQVSISLGQMGFAFTAQNLGYLIGSLSGGWLFDRVRTHRLMTLFLLVMILTGFLIPLMPWFSALLIVLFFFGLGVGAVDVGTNLNMVWIFQSGVGSYLNALHFIFGVGAFFTPLIITTVLGWTGGNLSWAIWALMLLFIPGLLGLVSSPSPENLAAANTASPEKVHHVGIILLLILAIFFAVGVQIGFSGWIFSYVSESGIADIATASQITALFWASLSLGRLIAIPISKKVAPGTIVLFNFSLLTLVVILLLIWPTRPVMMWIGSAGVGLATSVLFPTLLSYAKTLVNMTGRVTGLLYLGSSLGMMVLPLSLGQAFDRFGGFAMILVVFGASLMGLGIIILLRFQRASIKTAE, translated from the coding sequence GTGAAAAAATTTGCACTATTTTCAAACCCTGGCTCACTTAATGCAAGACGATTTCTGATTTACGCTGTTGTATACATCTCGGTGGGGATCGGCCTTTCCATGCTCGGCCCACTGCTGCCTTTTTTAGCAGACCAGGTCAGCATTTCCCTGGGTCAGATGGGTTTCGCCTTTACTGCACAGAACCTGGGATATCTGATCGGCTCGCTGAGCGGAGGCTGGTTATTTGACCGGGTTAGAACCCATCGCCTGATGACCCTGTTTTTGTTGGTGATGATACTGACCGGTTTTCTGATCCCGTTGATGCCCTGGTTCTCTGCCCTGTTGATCGTGCTGTTCTTTTTCGGCCTGGGCGTTGGAGCGGTCGATGTGGGCACAAACTTGAACATGGTATGGATTTTTCAATCAGGTGTGGGGTCTTATTTAAATGCCTTGCATTTTATTTTTGGCGTCGGCGCATTTTTTACACCGCTGATCATTACGACCGTCCTGGGATGGACTGGCGGCAATCTGAGCTGGGCTATCTGGGCATTGATGTTGCTGTTTATACCGGGATTACTGGGGTTGGTCAGCTCCCCTTCACCTGAAAACCTGGCAGCGGCTAATACCGCAAGCCCAGAAAAAGTGCATCATGTGGGAATCATACTCTTGTTGATACTGGCTATCTTTTTTGCTGTAGGGGTTCAAATTGGCTTTAGCGGATGGATTTTTAGTTATGTCTCTGAATCAGGGATTGCAGACATCGCGACGGCATCACAGATCACCGCGCTATTTTGGGCCAGCCTGTCCCTGGGTCGGCTGATCGCCATCCCGATCTCAAAAAAGGTTGCACCCGGTACGATAGTCCTGTTCAATTTCTCCTTATTGACCCTGGTGGTCATACTTCTTCTGATTTGGCCGACCCGCCCGGTGATGATGTGGATTGGCTCAGCCGGGGTGGGGTTGGCAACCTCGGTCTTGTTCCCTACGCTTTTATCGTATGCTAAAACCCTGGTGAACATGACCGGTCGAGTTACGGGGTTGCTCTACCTGGGTTCGAGCCTGGGGATGATGGTCCTGCCATTATCCTTGGGCCAGGCGTTTGATCGTTTTGGTGGATTTGCGATGATTCTGGTTGTGTTTGGAGCCTCGCTGATGGGGCTGGGCATCATCATTCTGCTCAGATTTCAGCGCGCATCAATCAAGACTGCCGAATGA
- a CDS encoding sugar phosphate nucleotidyltransferase, producing the protein MPRPLKIVIPMAGYGTRLRPLTWSKPKPLVPLAGKTVLDYLVDMFHSVSNFEQAEFVFILGPTMGEQIQEYTSWHYPNLKVHYPIQPEMIGQSDAFWQAREFLHGSMLMAFSDTLIEIDFSFLKDEQADGIAWVKPVPDPRRFGVAEVDENGRVTRLIEKPQSMDNNLVLVGCYYFREAEELLSAIKAQKEQDLSLRGEFYLADAINILLERGFNMRTEIVDTWLDAGTIAATIETNRYLMDHGRENSAAWTDLEDSLIIPPVNLHPSAQIRKSTIGPYVSLGEGTLVENSLIEDAIIGSETVITDCKLETSLIGDRVTISGVSGKFNLGDDSQVQR; encoded by the coding sequence ATGCCTCGTCCTTTAAAAATTGTAATCCCCATGGCCGGCTATGGCACTCGCCTGCGCCCGCTGACCTGGAGCAAGCCCAAGCCGTTAGTTCCCCTGGCGGGGAAAACCGTCCTGGACTACCTAGTAGACATGTTTCACAGCGTCTCGAACTTTGAACAGGCTGAATTTGTGTTCATCCTCGGGCCGACAATGGGCGAACAGATACAGGAATACACATCCTGGCACTACCCGAACTTAAAGGTCCACTATCCCATCCAACCAGAGATGATCGGTCAGTCCGATGCTTTCTGGCAGGCGCGAGAATTTTTGCACGGGTCGATGTTAATGGCCTTTTCCGACACCCTGATTGAGATCGACTTTTCTTTTCTGAAGGATGAACAGGCAGACGGCATCGCCTGGGTCAAGCCGGTGCCTGATCCGCGGCGCTTTGGCGTGGCAGAAGTTGACGAAAACGGCCGGGTCACCCGGTTGATCGAAAAGCCCCAATCGATGGACAACAACCTGGTGCTGGTCGGGTGTTATTATTTCCGTGAGGCTGAAGAACTGCTTTCAGCGATTAAAGCCCAGAAAGAACAGGACCTTTCTTTGCGGGGAGAATTCTACCTGGCAGATGCGATCAATATCCTGTTGGAGCGTGGGTTTAATATGCGCACAGAAATCGTGGATACCTGGCTGGATGCCGGCACAATCGCTGCCACCATCGAGACCAACCGCTATTTGATGGATCATGGTCGGGAAAATAGCGCAGCGTGGACTGACCTGGAAGACAGCCTGATCATCCCACCGGTTAACCTGCACCCTTCAGCGCAGATTCGCAAGTCGACCATCGGACCGTATGTTTCACTTGGAGAGGGAACGCTGGTTGAGAACAGCCTGATCGAGGATGCCATCATCGGATCTGAGACCGTGATCACCGACTGCAAGCTGGAGACCTCGTTGATCGGGGATCGGGTAACGATCAGCGGTGTGAGTGGCAAGTTCAACTTAGGAGATGACAGCCAGGTGCAGCGATGA
- a CDS encoding ABC transporter substrate-binding protein — MKKKPALILTALLFILLFLVFMSYYGPRINQMLAKIRAQAPEQSGPVPVRLTLGYIPNIQFAPIYVAIDRGYFLDAGFDVQLEYGNEADAVALIGAGEQTFAIASGEQILLARAQGLPVTYVAAWYNEYPVGVVSLTDYRIRVPENLRGVKIGLPGLYGASYIGLIAMLEAGGMTEDDVNLISIGFNQVEAIVSGQVESAVIYLANEPVVLRSQGYAVDVVRVADYMQLVSNGLVTNEATIKKNPEMVKAFIGAMLQGIADTVENPIAAFEISKKYVENLADADTDLQRQILGESIVLWQTERLGYTDPVGWINMQTVLLKMGLLTETQDLEKAFTNEFLP; from the coding sequence ATGAAAAAAAAACCTGCACTGATTCTGACTGCCCTGCTGTTTATTTTACTGTTCCTAGTGTTTATGTCTTATTACGGGCCCCGAATCAATCAAATGCTGGCTAAAATACGGGCTCAAGCACCCGAGCAATCCGGACCTGTTCCAGTGCGATTAACCCTGGGGTACATTCCGAACATTCAATTTGCGCCAATTTACGTCGCGATTGACAGGGGTTATTTTTTGGATGCAGGTTTTGATGTGCAACTGGAATACGGCAACGAAGCGGATGCGGTCGCCCTGATTGGTGCAGGTGAGCAAACCTTCGCCATTGCCAGCGGTGAGCAGATCCTGCTGGCGCGTGCCCAAGGTCTACCGGTGACCTACGTCGCTGCCTGGTACAACGAATACCCGGTCGGTGTGGTCTCACTGACCGATTACCGCATTCGGGTGCCTGAAAATTTGCGCGGGGTTAAGATTGGCCTGCCCGGTCTATACGGTGCCAGTTATATTGGTTTGATTGCCATGCTGGAGGCTGGCGGAATGACCGAGGACGATGTTAACCTGATATCGATCGGTTTCAACCAGGTAGAGGCGATTGTCAGCGGGCAGGTGGAATCGGCAGTGATTTATCTCGCGAATGAACCCGTGGTGCTGCGGTCTCAGGGATATGCAGTGGACGTGGTGCGCGTGGCGGATTACATGCAACTCGTTTCCAACGGTTTGGTGACCAACGAAGCGACGATCAAGAAGAATCCTGAGATGGTGAAAGCTTTTATCGGCGCGATGCTGCAGGGGATTGCAGATACGGTTGAAAATCCAATTGCTGCCTTCGAGATCAGTAAAAAATACGTTGAAAACCTCGCCGATGCGGATACGGATCTGCAACGGCAGATACTGGGCGAGTCAATTGTCTTATGGCAGACCGAGCGCCTGGGGTACACCGATCCGGTAGGATGGATCAACATGCAGACGGTACTGCTAAAAATGGGTTTATTGACCGAGACCCAGGACCTGGAAAAGGCATTTACGAATGAATTCCTCCCCTGA
- a CDS encoding DNA-methyltransferase, producing the protein MIKKSDKFDTSADIVYFNGDVNDLLVEIPNEFVQLVVTSPPYNLGKEYEEKTDIDIYLKQQEKIITQCVRVLKSTGSICWQVGNYVGNGEIIPLDIILFPIFSNLGLHLRNRIVWHYGHGLHATKRFSGRYEVILWFTKTDQFVFNLDSVRVPQKYPQKKHFKGPKKGQLSGNPLGKNPSDVWDIPNVKSNHVEKTTHPCQFPIELIERLVLSMTNENDWVFDPFMGVASTAVASLLHRRKVIGAEIVEDYVNIGWERIRLAEEGNLRIRPMNRPVYNPDSPDSYVPPKQVALDSSYSKTQLQLFEKAKLKHKKDL; encoded by the coding sequence ATGATCAAGAAATCTGACAAATTTGATACAAGCGCAGATATTGTTTACTTTAATGGTGATGTTAACGATTTACTGGTCGAAATCCCAAATGAATTTGTTCAACTTGTTGTGACATCGCCTCCTTACAACCTGGGTAAGGAGTATGAAGAAAAGACTGATATTGATATTTACCTCAAACAACAAGAGAAAATAATTACACAATGTGTACGAGTCCTTAAATCAACAGGAAGCATTTGTTGGCAAGTTGGTAATTATGTCGGAAATGGCGAGATTATTCCGCTTGATATTATCTTGTTTCCAATTTTTTCTAATCTGGGTTTACATTTGCGTAATCGTATCGTTTGGCATTATGGGCACGGACTGCATGCAACAAAACGGTTTTCCGGACGATATGAAGTCATCCTTTGGTTTACAAAAACTGATCAATTTGTTTTCAATCTTGATTCAGTACGTGTGCCACAAAAATATCCACAAAAAAAACATTTTAAAGGACCCAAAAAGGGCCAGTTGTCCGGCAACCCCCTAGGAAAGAATCCGTCAGATGTTTGGGATATTCCAAATGTAAAATCTAATCATGTTGAAAAAACGACACATCCGTGCCAATTTCCAATCGAGCTTATTGAACGCCTGGTATTGTCGATGACAAACGAAAATGATTGGGTATTTGATCCTTTTATGGGTGTTGCCTCCACAGCAGTAGCCAGTTTATTACATCGTCGAAAAGTCATTGGTGCAGAAATTGTTGAAGACTATGTGAATATTGGATGGGAAAGAATTCGACTCGCTGAAGAAGGCAATTTGCGGATCAGACCTATGAATCGACCCGTGTATAACCCCGATAGTCCCGACTCTTATGTTCCTCCAAAACAAGTAGCTCTTGATTCAAGCTATTCAAAAACGCAATTACAGCTTTTTGAAAAGGCAAAATTAAAACACAAAAAGGATCTGTGA
- a CDS encoding ABC transporter ATP-binding protein, which produces MNSSPEAALSVHNLDVIFRDASGVVHALHDLTFSLPPNGFLSLIGPSGCGKSTLLRVLAGLVPPTAGEVRYSTDQPKIGMVFQKANLMPWRRVLENISLPLELKGLPRKTILDRVHEVIHQVGLEGFERAYPRDLSGGMAQRVAIGRSLIQDPDILLLDEPFGALDALTRERMGDELQHIWHAHKKTVVLVTHSIPEAVYLSDQVLALSSRPGSIVLDMPVDLPRPRTSEIRYSESFSKLTHKLRDTLQEANTMSA; this is translated from the coding sequence ATGAATTCCTCCCCTGAAGCAGCGCTGAGCGTCCACAACCTGGACGTGATCTTCCGAGATGCCAGCGGTGTGGTGCATGCCCTGCATGATCTGACCTTCAGCCTGCCGCCCAACGGATTTCTTTCGTTGATCGGGCCCTCTGGATGCGGCAAGAGCACCCTGTTAAGGGTTTTAGCCGGGCTGGTGCCGCCCACTGCCGGCGAAGTGCGTTATAGCACCGACCAACCCAAAATTGGCATGGTGTTTCAAAAAGCAAACCTGATGCCCTGGCGAAGGGTGTTGGAAAATATCAGCCTGCCCCTGGAATTAAAGGGGCTGCCCAGGAAAACAATCCTGGATCGAGTTCATGAAGTGATCCATCAGGTGGGGCTGGAAGGCTTTGAACGCGCCTACCCGCGTGACCTCTCGGGTGGGATGGCGCAGCGTGTGGCGATTGGGCGTTCGTTGATCCAGGACCCCGATATTCTATTGCTGGATGAACCCTTTGGTGCTCTGGATGCGCTGACCCGCGAGCGGATGGGGGATGAATTGCAGCATATCTGGCATGCGCACAAAAAAACCGTGGTTTTAGTGACCCATTCAATCCCTGAAGCGGTGTATCTTTCTGACCAGGTCCTGGCGCTCTCCTCACGACCGGGCAGCATCGTCCTCGATATGCCGGTCGACTTGCCCCGGCCGCGTACATCGGAAATACGTTATTCAGAATCCTTCAGTAAGTTGACGCATAAACTGCGCGATACGCTTCAAGAAGCCAACACCATGAGTGCGTGA